A window from Citrus sinensis cultivar Valencia sweet orange chromosome 3, DVS_A1.0, whole genome shotgun sequence encodes these proteins:
- the LOC102608238 gene encoding uncharacterized protein LOC102608238 isoform X2, translating to MLSSCSHSLSHRPIVLPSVSKLRVSSRPSSSSLSRTSRIFDSTLKLTRNKWKISCFRHEEISPENSKPESIEHFVQDELVKPEIDQSNSIKRDWATTLREAADGVLRAIGSRWTVPWTAETILQVMLLWVAAFWFIGSWVIPFAAHVAGFRIAILHRCLSRFHPLPSDWFRFSLKGNWQLDVALGCLMFPLVNRLSQFNLNLLPLMPSAPVTISSVEQSIMARDPVAMALYAIVVSVCAPVWEEIVFRGFLLPSLTKYMPVWCAILVSSVAFALAHFNVQRMLPLIFLGVVMGVVFARSRNLLPSMLLHSLWNGFVFLDLMR from the exons ATGTTGAGCTCTTGctctcattctctctctcaCCGTCCAATTGTCTTGCCCTCCGTTTCTAAACTTAGGGTTTCTAGTCGACCCAGTTCCTCTTCTCTCAGCAGGACTTCTCGGATCTTTGATTCCACTCTCAAGCTCACCAGAAAT AAGTGGAAAATTTCATGCTTTAGACACGAGGAAATATCACCGGAGAACTCAAAGCCTGAATCTATAGAGCATTTCGTGCAAGATGAATTGGTCAAGCCTGAAATTGATCAGTCAAACTCCATTAAAAGAGATTGGGCTACAACACTTCGAGAG gCTGCAGATGGAGTCTTGCGAGCAATTGGGAGCCGGTGGACTGTACCGTGGACAGCAGAGACCATATTGCAA GTTATGCTTCTGTGGGTTGCTGCATTCTGGTTTATAGGCTCTTGGGTGATTCCATTTGCGGCCCACGTAGCAGGTTTCA GAATTGCTATTCTACATCGATGCCTATCTCGATTTCACCCTCTTCCATCTGATTGGTTTAGGTTTAGCTTGAAGGGAAACTGGCAGCTTGATGTTGCATTAGGGTGCCTCATGTTTCCTCTGGTTAATCGACTCTCGCAATTCAACCTCAACCTATTGCCCCTTATGCCATCTGCACCTGTCACCATCTCAAGTGTTGAACAATCAATAATGGCACGGGATCCTGTTGCAATGGCATTGTATGCAATTGTAGTTTCAGTCTGTGCTCCTGTGTGGGAGGAGATTGTCTTTCGGGGTTTCTTACTCCCTTCCTTGACCAAATACATGCCTGTATGGTGTGCAATACTGGTGAGTTCAGTTGCCTTTGCCCTAGCACATTTCAATGTACAGAGAATGCTACCACTTATATTTCTTGGTGTGGTGATGGGTGTTGTGTTTGCAAGATCAAGGAATCTGTTGCCTTCTATGCTCTTGCATAGCCTCTGGAATGGCTTTGTTTTCTTAGATTTAATGAGGTAG
- the LOC102608238 gene encoding uncharacterized protein LOC102608238 isoform X1 translates to MLSSCSHSLSHRPIVLPSVSKLRVSSRPSSSSLSRTSRIFDSTLKLTRNKWKISCFRHEEISPENSKPESIEHFVQDELVKPEIDQSNSIKRDWATTLREAADGVLRAIGSRWTVPWTAETILQVMLLWVAAFWFIGSWVIPFAAHVAGFSKESLTFRGQALFSLVTDVTEGLAGIAILHRCLSRFHPLPSDWFRFSLKGNWQLDVALGCLMFPLVNRLSQFNLNLLPLMPSAPVTISSVEQSIMARDPVAMALYAIVVSVCAPVWEEIVFRGFLLPSLTKYMPVWCAILVSSVAFALAHFNVQRMLPLIFLGVVMGVVFARSRNLLPSMLLHSLWNGFVFLDLMR, encoded by the exons ATGTTGAGCTCTTGctctcattctctctctcaCCGTCCAATTGTCTTGCCCTCCGTTTCTAAACTTAGGGTTTCTAGTCGACCCAGTTCCTCTTCTCTCAGCAGGACTTCTCGGATCTTTGATTCCACTCTCAAGCTCACCAGAAAT AAGTGGAAAATTTCATGCTTTAGACACGAGGAAATATCACCGGAGAACTCAAAGCCTGAATCTATAGAGCATTTCGTGCAAGATGAATTGGTCAAGCCTGAAATTGATCAGTCAAACTCCATTAAAAGAGATTGGGCTACAACACTTCGAGAG gCTGCAGATGGAGTCTTGCGAGCAATTGGGAGCCGGTGGACTGTACCGTGGACAGCAGAGACCATATTGCAA GTTATGCTTCTGTGGGTTGCTGCATTCTGGTTTATAGGCTCTTGGGTGATTCCATTTGCGGCCCACGTAGCAGGTTTCAGTAAGGAATCTCTAACTTTTAGAGGACAGGCCTTATTTAGCCTTGTGACTGATGTGACTGAAGGGCTTGCAGGAATTGCTATTCTACATCGATGCCTATCTCGATTTCACCCTCTTCCATCTGATTGGTTTAGGTTTAGCTTGAAGGGAAACTGGCAGCTTGATGTTGCATTAGGGTGCCTCATGTTTCCTCTGGTTAATCGACTCTCGCAATTCAACCTCAACCTATTGCCCCTTATGCCATCTGCACCTGTCACCATCTCAAGTGTTGAACAATCAATAATGGCACGGGATCCTGTTGCAATGGCATTGTATGCAATTGTAGTTTCAGTCTGTGCTCCTGTGTGGGAGGAGATTGTCTTTCGGGGTTTCTTACTCCCTTCCTTGACCAAATACATGCCTGTATGGTGTGCAATACTGGTGAGTTCAGTTGCCTTTGCCCTAGCACATTTCAATGTACAGAGAATGCTACCACTTATATTTCTTGGTGTGGTGATGGGTGTTGTGTTTGCAAGATCAAGGAATCTGTTGCCTTCTATGCTCTTGCATAGCCTCTGGAATGGCTTTGTTTTCTTAGATTTAATGAGGTAG
- the LOC102608238 gene encoding uncharacterized protein LOC102608238 isoform X3, whose protein sequence is MLSSCSHSLSHRPIVLPSVSKLRVSSRPSSSSLSRTSRIFDSTLKLTRNKWKISCFRHEEISPENSKPESIEHFVQDELVKPEIDQSNSIKRDWATTLREAADGVLRAIGSRWTVPWTAETILQVMLLWVAAFWFIGSWVIPFAAHVAGIAILHRCLSRFHPLPSDWFRFSLKGNWQLDVALGCLMFPLVNRLSQFNLNLLPLMPSAPVTISSVEQSIMARDPVAMALYAIVVSVCAPVWEEIVFRGFLLPSLTKYMPVWCAILVSSVAFALAHFNVQRMLPLIFLGVVMGVVFARSRNLLPSMLLHSLWNGFVFLDLMR, encoded by the exons ATGTTGAGCTCTTGctctcattctctctctcaCCGTCCAATTGTCTTGCCCTCCGTTTCTAAACTTAGGGTTTCTAGTCGACCCAGTTCCTCTTCTCTCAGCAGGACTTCTCGGATCTTTGATTCCACTCTCAAGCTCACCAGAAAT AAGTGGAAAATTTCATGCTTTAGACACGAGGAAATATCACCGGAGAACTCAAAGCCTGAATCTATAGAGCATTTCGTGCAAGATGAATTGGTCAAGCCTGAAATTGATCAGTCAAACTCCATTAAAAGAGATTGGGCTACAACACTTCGAGAG gCTGCAGATGGAGTCTTGCGAGCAATTGGGAGCCGGTGGACTGTACCGTGGACAGCAGAGACCATATTGCAA GTTATGCTTCTGTGGGTTGCTGCATTCTGGTTTATAGGCTCTTGGGTGATTCCATTTGCGGCCCACGTAGCAG GAATTGCTATTCTACATCGATGCCTATCTCGATTTCACCCTCTTCCATCTGATTGGTTTAGGTTTAGCTTGAAGGGAAACTGGCAGCTTGATGTTGCATTAGGGTGCCTCATGTTTCCTCTGGTTAATCGACTCTCGCAATTCAACCTCAACCTATTGCCCCTTATGCCATCTGCACCTGTCACCATCTCAAGTGTTGAACAATCAATAATGGCACGGGATCCTGTTGCAATGGCATTGTATGCAATTGTAGTTTCAGTCTGTGCTCCTGTGTGGGAGGAGATTGTCTTTCGGGGTTTCTTACTCCCTTCCTTGACCAAATACATGCCTGTATGGTGTGCAATACTGGTGAGTTCAGTTGCCTTTGCCCTAGCACATTTCAATGTACAGAGAATGCTACCACTTATATTTCTTGGTGTGGTGATGGGTGTTGTGTTTGCAAGATCAAGGAATCTGTTGCCTTCTATGCTCTTGCATAGCCTCTGGAATGGCTTTGTTTTCTTAGATTTAATGAGGTAG